The Kribbella sp. HUAS MG21 genome includes the window CGGCGGCGGTTCCCGTTCGTGGCGTTCGGGCGGACGGCGGCGGAGCACCGGCAGTGCTGGGTCGACGTCGACAACGAGGCCTCGATGGCCGGGATCGCGGCGCATCTGCGCTCGACGGGACGGGAGCGGGCCGTGTACCTCGGGACGGACAGCCCGCTGCCGTGGGTGCATCAGCGGCAGGACGGGTTCGTCCGGGAGTTCCCGGCGACGGTGGCCCGATCGTTCGGTTCGCTGGAGGCGGTCGCGACGTACGTCGAGGACGTGGAACCGCCCGACGTCTTCGTCGCGGACAACGACGCGTTCGCGGTGGTGGCGATGCGAACGCTGCAACGGCGCGGAATCACCGTCGGCCGCGACGTCGCCGTCACCGGCTTCAACGACTTCCCCTTCGCAAGCATGCTCGACACACCACTGACCACAGCCCGGATCCCGCTGCAGGACATCGCGAAGTGCCTGTTCGAGCGTGCGCTGCGGGAGATCAGCGGCGAGCCGGACGAGCCCGGTCGCCTGGTGACGGCGCCGTTGGTTGTGCGCGCGAGTGCGTGAGGGCCTGGCGGCCGATCAGTAGGGTGGTTGCCGTGCCGACGACTCCGGCGGCGGCGATCGTGAGGTTCGGGGCGACGAACGAGCCGACCACGCCGCCGAGGGCGATGCTGACGCCCTGGATCGCCATCAGGCCGCTGGTCTGGACGGTGAACAGGCGGCCGCGGTACGCCGGATCGACGGACTCCAGGATCAGCGGATCGACGCCCTGGTTGAACGCGTACCCTGCCCCGGAGATCGCGAGCAGAACCGCCGCCACCGGGATCGGCGGCGCGGCCAGGAATGCGATCGCGGGCAGCTGACTGCCCAGCAGCAGCGGGACGACGAGCCGTCGCCGCACGGAAGGGGTGAACCGCGCGACGACGAGCTCGCCGAGCACCCCGCCGACCGCATACCCGGTGAACAACGCACCGGCGGCCGCGGCGGCGGTGCCGACCTGGGCCGTGTAGGCCACGGCGAGCCCGTCCGGCAGGGACGAGAACGCCGGCGCCACCCAGGTCAGCAGAATCAGGCTGCGCAGCTTCGGGTCGGCGAACACCAACTGGAGCCCGGCCCACGAGTCGCGGACCGCGTTGCTCCTCCGCTCCCCCGGCGGCGTGTACGGCGTGCCAACCCCGATCAGCACCGCCGACGCCACGAACGTGACGACCTCCACGACCAGCAGCCACCGCGCGCCGATGGCCGCGACCGTGATCCCGCCTACCGCGAATCCGGTCAGCACGGCCGTCTGACCGATTGCCCGCAGCAACGACCGGCCGACCGGGAACAGGTCCTGCGGCAACAGGTTCGCCAGACTGGCCGCGCGGGCGCCGGCGAAGATCGGCGCGATCATCCCGGTGGCGAGTAGCAGCCCGAGCAGTCCCGCCACCGGCATCCCCGGCAGCAGCATGGCGGCCACACACATCGCACTGAGCAGGTCGCACACGACCAGCACGCGCCGCGCCGGGAACCGATCCGTCATCGACGAGAACAGCGCGCCGCTGACGGCGTACGGCAGGAACGAACACACCAGGACCAGTGCCGACAGCAACGGTGAACCGGTGCGTTCGAAGATCAGGATCGAGAGCGCCACCTGCGCGCCGACCGTCCCGAGCATGGAGACGGTGTGCGCGGCGTACACGGCCCGCATACCGGGAAGCCGGAGAACAGCGCGATAGGACCTCACGACGCGAGCCTGCAGCACGCCGGTCCAAGCAGCGTAGACTTTTGGTTGTGGCCGAAAGTTCGGTGCGATGACGGTACTGCGCTTCACCCGCGCCGACGCGCTCCGCTGCCGGTTCGGGGCCTCGCCGTTGTGGGAGACGATGTCCGCGGTGCGGGTGCTGAACGGCTCGAAACACCGGCCGCTGTACGGCGAATGGGTCGCCGCGAAACGGCAGGCGGCCGCCGAGCTCGACCTGCGCGGGTTGAAAGCCGTGCAGCCGCGCGTCGGCTTCACGCCCGACTTCCTGACGCCGCCACCGAAGGCCTCCCGGGCGAAGTTCGCGACCGAGATCGCGCGCGTCCGCAGTACCCCGCTGGAGAAGGTGCGGTCCGAGCTGATCCGGTCGCGCGACGAACTGAACAACCCGGCCGCGCGCGAGATCGACAAGATGCTCACGGATCTGACTGGAACCCGTGAGCGGCTCGCGGACGAGATCGAGGCCGCCTGGGAGGCCCTCATCAAGCCGGACTGGCCGTTGATCAGCCGGGTTCTCGAGGACGACATCGCCTACCGCGGGCAGCAGTTGACCGACGGCGGACTGGCCGGCCTGTTCGACGACCTGCATCCGACCCTGGCCTGGGAGGACGACCGCCTGATCGCCACGCGGTACCGCTCCGAGGACCGCGACCTCACCGGCCAGGGCCTGCTGCTCGTGCCCGGCGTCTTCGCCTGGCCGTACCTCGTGATCGTCGTCGACCCGGCGTACCACCCGACCCTCGTCTACCCCGCCCGCGGCGCCGCCCGCCTCTGGTCCGACTCCCCCGCACCGCCCGACCCGCTGGCCCGCCTGCTCGGCCGCACCCGCGCCACCCTCCTCGTGGCGCTCGACCCGCCCGCCACCACCAGCGCCCTCGCCGCGCAGTACAACCTCGCCCTTGCGACGGTCGCCGAACACCTCTCCGCGCTGTACAACGCCGGCCTCGCGACACGCCGCCGTACCGGCCATCAGGTCCACTACCGCCGCACCGAGGTCGGACAGGCCGTCATCGACGCCTCCGTCGGATAGCGGTCGTCCGGCGCGAGAATGCTGCGGTGACGAACACCTCCAGCAACCGCCACACCCGGCGTTGGCCGGCCTCATTGGCTGTTCTCGCTGTGCTCGTGCTGCAACTGCTGGTTCCGACGCAGATCAACGCGCTGCCGCGGTGGGTGATGCCGGCGCTGGGCTTCCTGTTGCTGGTGCCGCTGGTGTGGACGAACCCGTTCCACCTCCGGCGCGACGAGCCCTGGCTGCGGTGGGTCGAGCTCGTGCTGGTCGCCGTACTGGTTGCCGTGAACGCGTTCTACCTGGCCGGGATGATCTTCTTCCTGAACAACGGGGACGCGAACGAGGGCAAGGTGCTGGTCAAGAGCGCGCTGCTGATCTGGGTGACGAACGTCGTCGCGTTCGCGGTCTGGTACTGGGAGATCGACCGGGGCGGGCCGTTCGCCCGCGCGCCGGAGCACGCCCGGGAGGCCGAGCGGCCGGATCTGCTGTTCCCGCAGATGACGGTCGACCTGCCGGGCTGGAAGGGCTGGCTGCCCGGGTTCACCGACTACCTGTTCGTCTCGTTCACCGCCGCGACGGCGTTCTCCCCCACCGACACGATGCCGCTCTCGGCCCGGACCAAGATGCTGATGGGCGTCCAGTCGGCGATCGCGCTGCTCACCGTCGCGGTGATCGCGGCGCGCGCCGTGAACGTCCTGTGAGATCCCACTCGACAGTCTTGTAATGGGCATGAGACCGTTATGCCCATGTACAGCACGAAGTCGGTGGGGTTGGGGTTCGCGGTCTTCTCCGCGATCACCTTCGGCGGGTCGGGACCGTTCGCGAAGGCCTTGATCGGGGCCGGGATGACCCCGCAGCAGGCGGCCTGGTTACGGATCCTCGGCGCGGCCGCGCTGCTCGTCCCGCTCGTGCTGATCTTCCGCGGCCGCGCGGGCCTGCGCCAGGCGCGCTCATCCTGGAAGTCGCTGGTGCTCTACGGCCTGACCGGGATCGCCGGCTGCCAGACGCTGTTCTTCATCGCGGCCAGCCGGCTGCCGGTCGGCGTGGCGCTGATGCTCGAGTTCTCCGGCCCGGTGCTCGTGGTCGCGTGGCTGAAGTTCGGCCAGAAGATCGCCGTACCGCGCTCGGCGGCGATCGGGGTGAGCATCGCGCTCGTCGGGCTCGCGACCGTGGCCGAGATCTGGTCCGGATTGCGGATCGACCTGATCGGCCTGCTCGCCGGGCTCGGTGCCGCGGCGTGCCAGGCGACGTACTTCATCCTGATCGACAAGCTGACCGGCGCCGCGGATCCGCTGGTGATGACCGCGGCGGGCAGTGTCGTCGGCGCCGTCGTCCTGACGCTGATCGCGGCGCCGTGGGGTACGCCGTGGCACGTGCTCGCCGACACGATCGCGATCGGCGAGCGGCACGCGCCCGGCTGGGTGATGGCCGCGTGGCTGATCGTGGTGAGCACGGTCGTCGCGTACCTGGCGGGCGCGGCCGCCGTCCAGCGGCTGTCCGCTGCGGTCGGCGGCGCGGTCGCGTACGTCGAGGTGGTCGCGGCCAGCATCTTCGCGTTGATCCTGCTCGGCGAGACGCTGCGGACGAACCAGATCATCGGCGGCGTGATCGTGCTGGCCGGCGCCTTCGTGGCCCAGTCGTCGGTGGGGAAGGTCGCGCCGCCCGAGATCCCGGACTCCGACACTCCCCGCACCGACGTTCTCGAACCCATCTAGGTCGTCCTCTAGCGCAGTGAGTCGACGAGTTCCCGCGGCAGGCCGTGGGTCTCGTGCAGGTACTCGTAGTCGGTGTCGTCGAGCGACTTGTGGAACCGCTCGTGGCTCAGCACCCGGCGGCCGCGGTCGAGCAGGTTGCTGAACCGGATCTCCTCGTCGATCAGGATCCGCCGGATCAGCGTCACCGTCTCGCCCTGGTGGAAGTGGCTCAGCGTGTGCTCGAACAGCTCGATCGGCACGTCGGACAGCGAGCGCGACTCGTCGTCCTGCCAGAGGATCGTCAGCATCCGGCGGATCAGCCGGCGCAGCACGTACCCGCGGCCCGTGTTCGACGGATGCACGCCGTCGCCGACGATCACGATGCTCGACCGCAGGTGGTCGATGACGATCCGCTGCGACCGCTCGTCCAGCGTCCAGAGCTTCGGGATCAGCCGCAGCCACGGCTCGAACAGGCTGGTCTCGTACACCGACCGCTTGCCCTCCAGCAGCATCGTGAGCCGCTCGAGGCCAAGACCGGTGTCGATGTTCTGCTGCTTCAGCTCCTCGAGCGACCCGTCGTCGTGGCGGCGGTAGCGCATCATCACGTGGTTCCACACCTCGACCCAGCGGTCGTCGGTGGTCGGCGTCCCCTCGGGCTCGCCGTCGCCGGTCCAGACGAAGATCTCCGAGTCCGGGCCGCACGGACCGGTCGGGCCGTTCGACCACCAGTTGTCGTCGGTGGTCAGCTCGATCGGCAGGCCGAGCTCCTGCCAGGTGCGCAGCGACTCCTGGTCGAGCGGCACCTGCTCGTCACCGCCGAAGACCGTGACGTACAGCTGCTTCGGATCGAGGCCGAAGCCCGTGGTGAGCAGTTCGTACCCCCACCTGAGGGTCTGGCTGCTCCCGTAGTCCCCGAGCGACCACGAGCCGAGCATCTCGAACACGGTCAGGTGGGTCGGGTCCCCCACCTCGTCGAGGTCGGTGGTGCGCAGGCATCGCTGGATGCCGGTGAGTCTGGTGCCGAGGGGATGAGGTTCCCCTTCCAGGTACGGCGTCAGCGGATGCATGCCCGAGGTCGTGAAGAGCACGGGATCACCGAGCCGCGGGATGAGCGTGGACCCGGTCGTCGGGACGTGCTCGCGGTCGAGGAAGAAGTCGATGAAGGTCCTGCTGATGCTCATGGTTCGTGCCCTTGTCGATTGGACCGGAACCAGACCACCGGGGCTACGAGAACGACAACACCGGCGAACCGTTTCCGGTCGCCGGTGGTGGATTCAGGATGTCAGGCCGCGGCAGCCGGAGAGCGATGAGCTCGTACGGCTGCGGCAAGTCGGAACATCCGGTGCATGCCGGCCAGAGTACACGACTCCCGGCGTTCGCTGTCCACCAATTCCTCGTCACACGTCCAGGAGCTCCCGCAGTACCGCTCCGGACCTGGCCCAGGTCCAGTCGGCTGCGACCCACTTCCGCCCCGCCGCGCCGAGGGCCGTTCGGTCCTGCGGGTTCATCAGCAGCTCGGCGATGCGCACACCCACGGCCGCCGGGTTGTACGGGTCGACCAGGTAGCCGGTCTCGCCGTGCCGCACGGTGTCGGCCGCCCCGCCCGCGTCCCCCACCACCACAGGCTTGCCGACGGCCGATGCCTCCAGCGTGACGATCCCCAGTGCCTCCGGCTCCAGCCCGAACCGCCGCGTCCGGCACGGCATCGCAAAGACATCAGCCGCATCGACGTACGGCGGAATCTCGGCCCACGGCACCGCGCCGGTGAACACCACCGCGTCCGCTACGCCGACGCTCGCCGCCAGCTCCTCGAGGTACTCGCGGTCGGGTCCGCCGCCGACGAGCAGCAGCATGGCGTCCGGCACCTCCTGCCGCACGCCCGGCCACGCCCGGATCAACGTGTCCTGCCCCTTGCGGCGGATCAGCCGCGACACGCAGGCGACGACCGGGACCCCGTCGAGCCCGAGGCCCTTGCGGATCTGATCACCACCACAACCCGGCGCGAACCGCTGGGTGTCGACGCCCGGAGTCAGCCGGCGCATCCGCCGGGTCGCTGCCGGCGACAGCGCCGGAGCGATCTGCTCCGCGCACCACGCCGACACCGTCGTCACGGTGTCTGCCGCGTCAGCGATCCGCCGCAGCGCCCGCCGCGCCCCCGGTACAACGGCCCACCAGGTCTCGTGTCCGTGCGTCATCGCGACGATCCGGCGGGCCCCGGCCTTGCGCAGCGCAGGCCCTATCAACCCGAGCGGTGCTGCGGCGCCGAAGACGATGCGGTCGGCGCCGTGCTCGCGCATCAGCTGTACGGCCCGCTTCGTGACCCGGGCCGTCGGCAACAACATCGCCGTACGGTCGCGGACCACCCGGAACGGCAGCGTCGCGTCGTACGCCGTGTCGCCGGGCTCGCGGGAGGTGTAGACGACGACGTCGGGCAGCTCGTCGCACAGCGACCGGACGAACGTCTCGATCCCGCCCTGGCGCGGCGGGAAGTCGTTGGTGACGACGAGGACGGTCATCGTTTCGCCAGCGGTGGGACCGTGGTGCCGTTCTGGGCGGCCCAGGCGCGGCCCATCGCGATCCGCTCGGGCGCCGTGGGGTGGCTGGCGAACATCCAGTACCGCCAGCGGCTCGGAGACAGGCCGGAGATGTTCCGGACGGCCAGGTCGTGCTGCATCGCGGCGAAGTTCCGCGGGTCGTTCGTCAGGCGCAGCGAGTGGTAGTCGGCGCGCGCCTCGATCTTGCGGCTCACCAGGTTCTGCACGGGACTCGCCAGCGTCGTCGCGACCACGACCAGCGCGACGAAGACGCCGATCCGCCGCGGGTCGGCCATCCGGGCCCCGAGCACCAGGTACAGCAGCGTGATGCCGAACGCCGTACCGAGCACTCCGATCAGCGTGCCGTGCAGGACGTCGTCCTCGGCGGCGTGACCGAGCTCGTGCGCGACCACGAGGCGCACCTGGGCCGGCGGCGTGTCCTTCAGCAGCGTGTCGTACACGACCAGCCGCCGCGTGGATCCGAAGCCGGAGACGTACGCGTTGAGGGCCGTCGTCCGCTTCGAGGCATCGGCGACCAGCACGTCCTTGACCGGTACGCCGTCCTCGGCCGCGAGCTGGAGGAAGTCGTTGCGCAGGGCACCGGCCGGCATCGACGTGAACTCGTTGAACCGTGGCTCGATCAGCACCGGGTAGGCGAACGACACGCCGAGCACGAGCAGCCCGGCCGCGATTGCCCCCGGCAACCACCAGCCGCGACGCCGGCGCTTCGCCAGCGCGATCAGGACGACTGCGATCACCGCGACCCCGAGGGAGGTGATCGCCCAGTTGACGCCGCGGTCCCAGACCCACAGCCGCCAGTTCTCCACGGCCAGGCCGTACTTCACGCTGACCCGCTGGGCGAGGACGTCGGTCGGGACGGTGAGCAGGTTCGTGATCAGGGCGATGCCCGCGACCGCGACCGGTACGGCGAGGAACCACGGCCGGATGCGCAGCGCGTCGTACAACCGGCGGCCCAGCGGGCTGAACCCGATCACCAGCGGGACGACCACCGAGATGATCCAGGAGGTGGTCGACCAGCGCAGAATCTCGTGGCGGAACGCGTTCTGGCGGGCGATCTCGGCGGCCGTGAAGTCCAGCGCGGCGTCCGGCTTCGGCAGGTCGATCAGGTGCCAGGGGGTGGTGACGGCGATCGTGAAGACCAGTGCGAGCGCGAGCAGGCCGCCCGCGGCGCGCGGCGCCCACGGGCCGGCGGCCCGCTCAGCCACCGGCGAGCCTCTCGAGGTACTTCTGCCACTCGGCGACGAACTCGGCCTCGGTCGTGCCCAGCACCGACTTGAACGCGTCGGCGAGCCCGGTCGCGCTCTTCGACGCGTGCACGGCCCGGTAGAACTTCACCAGCTTGTCCTCCCCCTCGCGCTCGGCGATCAACCGGCAGGCCAGCCACGCCGACTCGTAGGCCTGCGGCAGCTCGGTGGCCGAGGCCGCGAACGCCTCCGTCGACGGCAGCGCCGGCGGCACGTGCCCGGCGCGCACTGCCTTGAAGAGCTCCTTCGCCGCCGACTCGTCCTGCACGGGTACGGCGTTGAACGCGACGTAGTCCGCGAAGCCTTCGGCCAGCCACAACGGGACCGGCGACGCGGTCGCGGTCGATGCGACGTGGGTGGTCTCGTGGGTGAGCACGATCCGGCGGCCCTGCTTGCCGAGCTCCTCGAACAGTTTCGGGTTCGCCACGATCCGTACCGGCGCGCCGACGGCCGGCGTGTCGAGCTCGGCCATCGTGACGGCCGCGATCTGGGTGTAGGTGTTCGGGCGGGCGCCGAGGACGGCCTCCATCTGGGACTGCTTGGCCGGCAGGTAGACGACGACCTTCTGCCGCCAGCTCCGGCCCCAGACCTTGCTCACCGACTCGACCGCCTTGTCGGCGACCGGGACGTAGCTGCGCGCCTCCGACTCGGACTCGAGGCTGATCACCAGGCTGTGCTCGCCCTTGGCCACGTCGAGCGCGCCGAGCGTCCACACCGGCCGCCGCTGCCCGGCGACGAACCGCTCCGAGAACGACGCGGCGTACGTCTTCCCGTCGCGCGTCACGAACGTCACCGGGAGGGTCTCGCGCGCCGCCTTCACGTCGTACCCGGCGAGCTGCCAGGACACCTCGACCTGGGCGAGCCAGGACTGTGTCCCGCCGAGCTCGGCCTGCCGGTCCGGTGTCAGCGCGCCGATGTCGTCGCTCACGTAGCGCAGCTGGAAGGTGCCGAGCGGGAGCGCGGCCAGGTTGCTGAAGATCGTCCGCGCGCTGGTCCGGAAGGCGGTCGCCTTCGGGTCGATGGTGTTCAGGAACTCGCCGCGGTCCTCGTTCTCGATGGCGTCGGCCATCTTCTGCAGCACGGCCTCACCGGCCACCGCGCGCTGGACGCCGGCCTGCGCCTGGTCGGGCGTGGTCGGGCTCGCGGACGGGGGTGGCTGCGCGGCGGGAGCGTTCGGGTCGGCCGGGGCGTTCGCGATGTGCTGCAGGCCCGCGTACCCGGCTCCGGCGACGAGGCAGACCGCGAGGCCGAGCGCGACCTTCTTCAGGATGGGCCCGAACGGCGGACGTCCCGGACCGTCGGCGTACGACGCCCGCCCGGACGGCTCCCGCCCGTGATCGAGCGACTCCTCTGGGTCACCGGCCGACGGGATCATGGGCAGCGGAACCGTATCGCCCTGCTCGTCGATCACCTCGGCCCCTCGCTGCTCACCTGCCCCAGTCAGGCGGGACACCCGGCCACCACCGACACTACGGCATCCCAAACCAATCGGCTCCGGGGATCTCTCCCCGGAGCCGCAGAGTATGTCAAGGTCGCAGGTCAGCCCGGACGGCTGGCGCCGCTGTACGGCATCGTGTCGATCGAGGTGATCGTGACGCTCTTGCCCGGGCGGGGCGCGTGCACCATCCGGCCGTTGCCGATGTACATCCCGACGTGGGTGATCGGCGAGTAGAAGAAGACCAGGTCACCGGGCATCAGCTCGGACTTGCTGATCCGGCGGCCCTCGTTGATCTGTGCCTTCGAGGAGTGCGGCAGCGAGACGCCGGCCTTGCCCCAGGCGTAGAGGGTCAGCCCGGAGCAGTCGTAGGAGTTCGGCCCCTCGGCGCCCCAGACGTACGGGTCGCCCATCTGGGACAGCGCGGCGTTGACCGCGATCTTCGCGCGGCCGCTGGCCGGCACGTTCGGCAGGTCCTCGTCGTCGCCGGTGCGCTCGCCGTCCCGGCTCGGGCGCTGGGCGCGCGCCTCCTCGGCCTCTTTCTCGTTCTCTTGCTCGATCCGCCGGCGCTCGGCGTCGCTCAGCTTGTCGAGCACGCCCTCGGCCTTGTCGAGGTTCGCCTGCACCTGCTTCTTGAACGCGTCCTGCTTCGCCTGCACGGCCTGCAGCGCGGCGAGCTCGGTCTGCTCGCTGGCCTGCAGGTCGGTGAGCTTGCCCTGCGCGACCTGGTAGCGACGCAGCGCCGAGGTCTGCTGGCCCGCGAAGGCCTGCGCGGTGGACGCCTGGCTGAGGAACTGGTCCGGGTTGTTCGACAGCAGCAACTGCGCCGTCGTGGAGATGCCCGAGGTCTGGTAGCCGGCCACCGCGAGGGAGCCGATCTGCCGCTTCACCGCGTCCACCTGGGCCTGCTGCTTGGCGATCCCGGCCTGCAGCGCCTTGACCCGGACGGTCGAGGCACTGATCTGGCCGCGCAGGTCGTTCGCCGACTCACCGGCCACCTCGGCCTGGTGCTGGAGCTCGGCGACCTGCTTCTTCGCCTCGTCCAGGGTGGGCTTCGGGTCGGCGCCCGCGGCTCCCTGGATGAAGATCACGCCAGCGGCGACGGCGGTGCTGGTGATGGCGGCGAGGGCGATTCCCTTGGTGCGGTTGATGCGTCCGATGGACACAGCCCGGTCGGTCCCTTCCTCTGCTCGCGCCGTCCCCGTTGACCAGGCCGGCCGCGGACGTCACGTCCGCGGAATCCGCCGGATCACTCCCTCGGCTTACCGCTGCCCGGTCGGCCGGAGCAGCCGACACCCTGAGGCAACGAGAGGTAACAGTAGTGACCGTTTCGTGACCAGTGCAATTCGCCCCTCGGGTTTGATGGAAAATTAACGAAGCCGGTTCGCGGCCGGACGGCCGTTTCGCCTTGCCCCGCAGGGGTTTCGGCCACGCCGGGCAGCACCGTCGGCGCGCAAAGGTCCTGACAAGGACCGGCGTGTCGAGCGGCGTCAGCCGGTCTGTTCCTTCGGGACCGCGTCCGGCTCGACGCTCTCCACCGCGTGCACCAGGCGCAGCGGCGGCACCAGGCCCGACTCGGCGAGCGCGTCCAGGGCGGCCTTCTCGTCGTCGTCGATGCGCAAGCTGCCGGACCGTTCCTCCGAGAACCCGAGCACCACGGTAACGACGCAGTCCTGGCAGCCCGGACCCTTCATCACACAGGCGTCACAGTCGATCAGCACAACATCCTCCAAAGGGGGAAGCACCCGGACTTGCATCCGGCTGAGAAGGACGCTAGAGACCCCCACCGACAGTTTCCGTCGTCAGGTGCGGGCGATCCGGGAGACCAGGCTGGTCGCGGACAGTGAACGGGCGCCGAGTTTGATGATGCTCTCGGCAACTTCGCGGTCGGTGGAGACGACCACCACCGGGCGGCCGGGCGGCTCGGCGCGCACCAGTTGCCGGATCACCTCGTCGGCGATCACCCCGGCCGGGCTGAACCGGACCCGAACGCCGCGTGGCGGGTTCAGCTGCACCGGCCCGGACAGCTCGGCACCGTCGAACACCACGGTGACCTCGACGCGGCGCTGCGCGACCAGGGCGCCCAGCGCGGTGACGAGGCGCTGCCGCTGGGAGTGCAGCGGCGAGGTCGGCCAGGCGGTCTTCGTCACGTTGTAGCCGTCGATGATCAGGTGCACCTGAGGCAACGACAACAACTCGTCGAACAACGCCGGGTCGTCCTCGGGCGCCGTACGCCCGACCGGAGCGGCCTCGGGCTCGGAGCCGGCCACGGTGTCCGCCGGGCGGAGCTCTCCCCCGGGCGGCAGCGCCAGCTCGCGGCGCAGCCCGCTCGCTGCCTCGAGCAACGTGTCGAGCAGCAGCCGCGTGCGCGTGCTGGCCAGTTCGCGTTCCTGGCCCGCCGTACGACGAGCCGCGTGCTCGACGGCCTCCAGCTCGGTGATCCGGGCGCGGAGCTTGCGCAGTTCGCGCTCGACCTCGGCGCGGGCCGCGTCGACGCGTTCGTCGGCGGTCTCGGCCTGCCGGGTGCGCTCCTCGACCTCGGTCTGCAGGCCGGTGATGCGCTGCCGGGCCTCGTTGAGCTTGCGGCGCAGCGTGACGTTCTCGGCCTTGAGCTCGTTGACCTGTTCACGAAGCCGTTCGCGGACCTGACGGGTCTCGGTGCGCGCCTGGTCGAGCTGGTCGGAGAGCCGGTTGACGGCCTCCTCGTCGGCGCGCGGGCTCTCCACCGGGAGCTGGGCCGCCGCGGCGACGAGCTTCTC containing:
- a CDS encoding NYN domain-containing protein produces the protein MRQRVLSLAAQALGQLPATDIPAPLRRFASFAPAKRAKLSASVLGPILETDDHFRRLAAFQVRREHPELGDAVAEGVAVPAADPVEVAALAYLLRPDDWEKLVAAAAQLPVESPRADEEAVNRLSDQLDQARTETRQVRERLREQVNELKAENVTLRRKLNEARQRITGLQTEVEERTRQAETADERVDAARAEVERELRKLRARITELEAVEHAARRTAGQERELASTRTRLLLDTLLEAASGLRRELALPPGGELRPADTVAGSEPEAAPVGRTAPEDDPALFDELLSLPQVHLIIDGYNVTKTAWPTSPLHSQRQRLVTALGALVAQRRVEVTVVFDGAELSGPVQLNPPRGVRVRFSPAGVIADEVIRQLVRAEPPGRPVVVVSTDREVAESIIKLGARSLSATSLVSRIART